The Vigna angularis cultivar LongXiaoDou No.4 chromosome 9, ASM1680809v1, whole genome shotgun sequence DNA window ACTTCAAATCATAGAAAAACTCACAGCATTATCTTTCTTTGTccttaaatgaaaaattaatctaCTTCAAGCATTACTTGAACCTTGATCTAGGCAAAAGCTTTGTAAACACATTACTTGAACCTTCTCAATTTTGACCTCCTTATACTCAATAACAACTTTCATGAAGTATAGTCTAACATATTTTGTATTTCATTATCTTTagataaatatgataataaactAGAAGAATAAAACTTTGACCATGTTAGTGAATAATCACACAATCTTACATGATGTCTATCTTTCCCATCCTCTTCTTCAATCACAATTTTTTCGTCGGTCCTTGAGACGATATACTCTACCTAACTAGTAAATAAGGTcacaaaaaattgtaaaatgacCTTTTAACTAATTGTAATTCCAAACAATGTAAGCacatgattaaaaataaactttttaatacCAACATGTATAATTACTATGTACAAATTTTCCTGTAATAACTTTGTTCTAGACAAATCATTTATACATTATGccaaataataatgttttattcctATATCTTAATATTCATTTCAAAGTCTTATCTCTAATAAGACCATAACAAATTACATTctatctaataaattataatttgaaataatgtaaagacatgtataaaaaaaatcacatttttctATCAACATCTCCAACCTAATAAATATCTTTGTAACAACTATATATTATAAGTATATACTACACTTCAAAACATTAATATATCTTAGTATCCATAATTTGAAATGATactaacaaaatcaaaatataaaataattacatcaaTATAGTGGATATATTACAATGAATAATGTGATAATAATTACATTATGATATGTTATAAtgaataatatgataatattttcataataaatagtAAACAGATATAGTTATTACTGAACCTAATATATAATGATTTGTTACTACAACTCATTGTAGGTTCacttataattttaatcttgttttaaaactatttaCTTATAGTTATTCTTATTTTCATCTATGATTTTAGAAGTAATTCTGAATTtgcttaaaattaatattttgcaTGATAGGAGTTCATTAGACTGCCACTTATGACACATTTCTGTCTTTGAGTGTCTTCCTTAGAAAATATGATGGATCTTAGAGAAGTTCTATAATAATTAATGtcacttttatgttttatatttagtaACAGTGGGACCCATTTAATGATGACACAAAAACATACATCTAGTTATCTATCATCATCTCTATGATGAGATCATGATTCCAAAGTGAAATCACATCTTTTTCTCCCTCTTCTACTCTACAAATTCATCAGTCAACCATGAAAAAAAGCAACTTTTCCTTTTCAACTCAACAGAAAACACAAGCAAACCACATGactatcataaataaataaataaataagtaaatacattggtaaaataataatacaatttaggattcttaatataaataacttatcaaaataaattttgaaattttgtaatattattgtTGCACTGAACATGTATAATTTTGAtgttagaataaattaaaattatcactTTACtgattttatagaaaatatcattttttaaaaaagagttagaagattaataataaaactacctatatttatcaaattaaatgtttctttaaataaaaaatcacatcaATAATAACTAATATTACTTCtaccattttcttattttagtattaGATTTCAATTCTactcttttaaataatatatatatatatatatatatatatatatatatatattaatatgaatAAGTATATATTGAccatatactattttttatacactattattaaataaaaagtatgtttgtataaaaaaattatatagttttCTTGCAAATACTTTTTAAGTAAGGATACAAATTTTTGAAACTgctataatattattttatactacATTTTGtacttttatgtaaaaaaatatagtttttagaattattttactttatttttttagtaagactattttttattttattaaactaaaataattctattttgtGATTCTCGATCCAAACAATAATTGATGTATCTCCTATattcaaacaataattaattaatttttcttttaaatatacttattttaaaatatgtgcaTGCGAGTACAACTTGTTTGTATTGATCATACATGTTTATTAAactctttaaatataaatattaaaattaaaattaagataaataggttaaaaataatacattttattaatactaatagataaaactaaataacacaagccaaatgttttaaattcattataaatttcttatcctatttaatttttgaattaaaaagaaaagaaaatatctttaaCTGGTTGCAGGTAGTAATGCATGCTTAAATAAAGGtgcataaaatatcttaaagtGCATTGTAActaaaaccataaaatttaacgttggtcaacttaaaaatataaaaatcctaaATCAGGTAAGTTACTTCTCTCGTCATTATCCTTCAACCCTGTGCAATAAATGAATTTCGGAACTCCAAAAACAAGACTTGAATGCATCATTCTCATCTTTTTCACAGCACAACACAACCATGGTTAAAAAGCAACCACATTTTAATGGTATATGTATTTAAGCTTTGAAATTCATCATAGGACAATGTTGCTTTGTAGTACCCAGTACAAACCATGTCATATGATGATTGAACCAATTTGGCTCTCTGACACATCTCATCATTAACTCTATTGTGCCTATTTACTCTTTCTCAGCTTTCTCTTTCACACCCTCTTCAGTAGTATTTATCTCTCTCTATAGATATCTATATATCTATAGATATATACACACACTTCTGTGTTCTGTTCTTTTCCTGTTCTTCAAAAAGCTTCCCTCACTGCCACTAAAGTCTACCCATTTGCTAATCTCTTCTACACAGtccaaaatcaaagaaaagtCTTCACTTTGACCAACAATGGCTGAAAAAGATGATGGTTTGGGATTGGGGTTGAGTTTGAGATGGGGAGAAAATGATGATAATAACATGAATGAACAACACCCTTTCATCATGCACAAACCTCCTCATCCTGTTCCAAACCAAAGGGCTTCTTCTTTCAATAGTTTGTTCCATTTCCATGGTAAAGTTTCTAATCACaatctcttccttttttttcaattcattccTTCATCCTGGTTTCtagtttcttccaaatgtttatttttgaaaacaaaaaaactttcctttttcttctttcatacaCATTTTTTTTGGCTGAAATAAGAAAcccatttctcataattttcatGCTGTGAAGAACACTCgtctttgatttttttgttgttgatattttaGTAGAAAATCATGCAAACAGGAACaaggtattttcttttttccattttttgtaAAGTCTGAAAATTCTTTGTTAAACTACTCCTTTTATCGTTGCTAAGGTGCGTCTCATGTGACCAATCGAAGCTCTGAGCCACCACCGTTCTTCTTTGGAATAGACGTGAACTTGCCACCACCACCATCGGTGGCACCATGCTACGAGGAGAACGGTGTGTCTTCGCCAAACAGTGCAGTTTCGAGCATCAGCGGGAAGAGGAGCGAAAGAGAGGAGAATGAGAGGGGGTCATGTTCTCGAGGCGGAAGTGAAGATGATGACGGCGGAGGATGCGGTGGTGATGCCGATGGCGACACATCGAGGAAGAAGCTCAGGTTGTTGAAAGAACAGGCCTTGGTGCTTGAAGAAACATTCAAGGAACACAACACTCTGAATCCTGTGAGTCAAACATAATAAAAGAGTTGTAATTTCTATTGCAATGATAATGCCTATTTTGGAATAATCAAACTCGTAACCACAAAACTTAGATACTGTTTCCAAGTGATTTCGGTGTTAGTTTGATTTAGAATTGAAGTTTATGCAATGTGCTACAAAAGAGGTTTTTGTCCAAATAGATTTCTGATTGAATATTTTCTGTTAGTCATTTTGGCTGAAAGTGTGGTAGAACTGAACACCTCGAAGCTGAAAATATGGTGGCGGTGACATAACACCAAAAGCATTACATTCCAGCCAAAATGGTGGTCTTAATCAGGCAAGATGAAACCATACATCTTTCATCCGAAATTGTGGTCATGGTGACACAAAACTGAGAACCTTTTGGCAGAAATTGTGCATAACCGAGAACCTTTTGGCAGAAATTGTGGTTATAGTGCGACCATTGTGGCTGAAATTGTGGTTGAATAACTTACTTAATCTCGTTTAAATTGACTCCAATGTCTAACTTTTGTGATAAATCATTCTgactttcttcttttcacaaAGTAACAGTAAAATTATTGAGGAAAGTGATTGAAATTGTAAAAATCAGTTGCTAAATCAAACTTTGTTTATAATTTCAGGATAGGATGAGGTTTATTCTGAATTATTCATTTGTGTTGGAAGTATGATTCAATGCTGGCATTTAGtctcaaaattatttttgttatttgtagAAACAAAAGCAAGCTTTGGCAAAGCAGTTGAATCTGAATCCTAGACAGGTTGAAGTGTGGTTTCAAAACAGAAGAGCAAGGTGAGGATATTCATCCAAGGGACATTCTTGACACTTTTGTATATGATTACTGAATGATGAATATTGTGTTGTGACATTGTTCATTGTCTTTCTTCAGACAAGTTTTTGTAATATGTATGCCCCACTGCGTTGTTATGTATTTAGAAGGATTTGTTGTTCCCCATCAATGCCATTCTTCTTTAACAGTAACTTCAAGACAACTCCAACTTTCATGATGAGATTTGACCAATTTGAATGTGATCAATAACACAACTTTTGTGAGACATCAAAGTATATAAAGTTCTGGATggtttagattttaattttttgaaataaaacacAGGCATGTGTAAATAACTTACATGTGTATGCTGGGGCCACAGCACTGACAAACATGTAATAATTTGGTGATGATGGATTTTGAagtcaaattttggaacctttGGTGTTTACTTGAGttcattcattttttcattAGTTAATGGAAATACACAAATTTCCAATTTTACAATGATAAACTAATAAAGTGATATAAACTAGTAAAGTAAAGTGTGATTGACAACGAAAATTGATGTGGCTTTGTTGTTGTGTGTCGTGTCACGTGTTACTTTGTCTTGCATTGtgtaatgaaaaaaagaaagtgatgTGAATGCTTTTGGTTCAATAGGACCAAGCTGAAGCAGACTGAAGTGGATTGTGAATACTTAAAGAGGTGCTATGAGAATCTAACGGAGGACAATAGGAGGCTACAGAAGGAAGTACAAGAGCTAAGAGCATTGAAGTTTTCCCCACAGCTCTACACGCACATGAACCCTCCAACCACTCTTACAATGTGCCCTTCCTGTGAGCGTGTTGCTGTCTCATCTGCATCCTCCTCATCGGCCGCCATGCCTTCTGTGCCGCCTCCAAGCAATCACAACCCATTAGGCCCTACCATCCGGCGGCCGGTGCCTGTCAACCCTTGGGCGGCGATGTCAATTCAGCACCGTCCCCCACCATAATTTATGACTCCTGGCTGTGGTGGTAGGGTAAAGATCAGGATTGATGCTAAGACATTTTTAGGTGGTAGACAGAAATGAATCAACAAAATAGATGTTAGATGTTGGTTACTTGCTAGGTATTGAGGTTGGGAAATTCTATTTGCTCCCTTATTTTTTTGTTGCACTTtcctttcttatttatattcCAAAAATTAATTTCTAGAATGCACAATACTGTTCTAGAAATTAGTTTTTGTATTGTATAAatacaattttgaaaatacattCCAAAAACTAATTTCCAGAATGTAAAAAAAGGTGGGAATTGTAAAGAGGAAAAAGGTAAGCAAATGGAATTATCATGGTTTTGGTTATGAGCTCTTTTTGTCtagacttattttattttgagccTGAATAGAACATGCTTTAGTGAACTTTAGGATGTGTAAAGTTTGGATATGTTAAAGCAGTTAGTGTTTTCATATGTTAGGCTTGGAAAGATTGAAAAGTGAGTTAGAATAATgtgttttatcttattttatttattccttTTCATTGGGTTTGTGATGCCACATGGTGAGATGAGAGGTGGGATTTTGTGCAAGATATGGGAGGGTGACAGAATCAAAGGGATTCCCATGAAGGGAGAGTGAGTGTGGTCTCATTTAGAAATGATTTTCTGCATCTTTTGCTCTGATTCCCATCTTTTTTGGTCTAATATGCTTGGGACATGGGGTTGGGTGAGTCAGATTGTGGGACTCAACTTTGGCTCTTTCTGCACACTTCATTCTCCTTAAGATGTGGATTTCCAATACCCTTTTTCAAGAACTGAACAGTAAACACCGaaggtaaaaaaaatgtatgtttaCGCACTAGTGAGTGGTGACAGAGCTTGTATCATCatcatgtgtgtgtgtgtcaaaGTAAAGTTTTTCCAAAGGGAAGTAATTAACAAGCATGATTAAAGGTAGCCTCATGGGCCATATCAGAGCCATGGCTACAACTTTCAAGTTGTAACTTTGGCCAATGCTGTTTTTGAGAGTGTTTCCCTTTTGGATTTGACtttggtttttggttttattATCAGATTTGTTTACAAAGAATTTGTCTGTGTGGCTGGTGCCGTGTGAATTTGATCCCCTAACAACCCTTCAACTATTTATTTGTTCCACTTTAAGCTCTTTTTTCCTGCTAAAGATATTATTACCTGACATATAGTAATATAAAGCCTATTTAGCAGTTACCATGTGTTGATGTTCAGTGTAATGTTagttcattttcttctttacttTTTCTGCTGAGGTTACACAATTCTTTAGGCATTAAAAGCACTAACAGCTCTCTTTAGTGTGTTCTAGACATGTTAGATTATTTTGATAATACATTACaattagaataaattataatcacTTTTTATCTGTGTAACTTTGTTGATAACCAAGTTTACGCCAATaagtttgattatttaaaaaaaaagattatacgTAGTAAATCAGCAAAATAGGGTATGTGGTTGATTATGGCtgtaatatattaattagataCATGGATAATTTGGGGATTACaacttttaaaagtaaaacaaaaagtgTCCCATGGATAGCTGAAATATCTAGGAAATAAGCTAAAAAAAAGATGAGATGGATGTGTAGGTGTAATTAATATAGTCTTTTTATACTCTTTATTTCTCCTGAATTAATTTCGTTCATGTTATTATTTCAAGTGATATAATGTTACGTAAAAGTCAGGTAAATATTATCTCACGTAAGCtgcaattaaattttcaaaataagaaaaataaaagaatgaatttGCCAACTTACAAAATCCAATTAAGAATTCTTTTGTAATGGGGTACAGTCCAGcaacaagaaaaaaaacagtAAGAGAACTTAAATGGTACTGCACTTCATTCTCATTTCGGGAAAAATCCCCATGTTGCCAAACATTGACAGTAAAATACGCAGAACAAGGACAagaaaattagagaaaattGTATGACAAAAAGAAGATCTCGAGAGAGATAGAATGGATCATTTCCAACAACTTTTCTCCCCCACTCTCTTCAAATGGCTCCTTCTAATATTATTCCTTATCCTTCAATTAGGTGTTAGTTATTCTGGACCGAACGCCCTCTCAGCTAATGACTCTTTTGCCTTGTTCTGCCTTATTACAGTTTTACAATCAAAATGTATTGAAGTTCTCCAAAAGTAATTCAATACTCCATAGGTCAGGGAAAAATGTGTTTTGTGACAATGCTGGAGGTAAGTTATGAAGTTAGAAGCTCCTCTAAAAGTGCTTTGATGTTTCAGATTTTTCAATGAGTATTGAAAAGGTAAAGTTCATATTACTTTGAATCCAACAATCCAACATTAATATATTTCCCTGATACTTCACTACATTGATTGCTGTAGTCTTGCATAgacaagaaaaatcaaaaacaccaaaggaaaagaacaaaaaattcaaatataaaggTAGTTCAGAAATCAAACTGTATGTACAGTATCAGTCAGAAAACGTAGGATGCAACCAAGTCCTGCTTTCTCTGTCAATTTTTCATGAATCCGAAGACATTGATCGCATGTGGGACGATCTCCGGTAGCTAAGCCTCTATACAAGTACCTAAGGAAGATAACCTCTTAGGAAAGAAAATGGTGCAAGAATATCATTAGCAATCTACTGGTTACTATCATATTGTTAAATACCATAGTTATCCACCACAGTTAACATTAATATTGTTAAATGAAAGACTCGTTTAAGGCCTTAGCTTTcttaaaaatgtgaaagaacAGAAGAAAGTGTTGTTTTCAAAGAATTTCTGTTGAGGGAATATCTTAGGTGGAGTTCTTTTTGC harbors:
- the LOC108346978 gene encoding homeobox-leucine zipper protein HAT3 codes for the protein MAEKDDGLGLGLSLRWGENDDNNMNEQHPFIMHKPPHPVPNQRASSFNSLFHFHGASHVTNRSSEPPPFFFGIDVNLPPPPSVAPCYEENGVSSPNSAVSSISGKRSEREENERGSCSRGGSEDDDGGGCGGDADGDTSRKKLRLLKEQALVLEETFKEHNTLNPKQKQALAKQLNLNPRQVEVWFQNRRARTKLKQTEVDCEYLKRCYENLTEDNRRLQKEVQELRALKFSPQLYTHMNPPTTLTMCPSCERVAVSSASSSSAAMPSVPPPSNHNPLGPTIRRPVPVNPWAAMSIQHRPPP